A genomic stretch from Gemmatimonadaceae bacterium includes:
- a CDS encoding NADH-quinone oxidoreductase subunit J gives MSDFFYRVHFYLFGLLAIASAITFITRKGPVAAALWLVNTMFCLAAIYVMMDAHFIGAIQVLVYAGAIMVVFLFVLMLLNLGHPDEISDIRGKWGRIAAAFIGLAVLAQVMALARSQAPEELLVPAATAAAELRDLNAVGSIAKPMFTEHLLAFELTSVLLLVAIVGAVVLGKRRATA, from the coding sequence ATGTCGGACTTCTTCTATCGCGTACACTTCTATCTGTTCGGGCTGCTCGCCATTGCATCGGCGATCACGTTCATCACGCGCAAGGGTCCGGTGGCCGCCGCGCTCTGGCTGGTCAACACGATGTTCTGCCTGGCGGCGATCTACGTGATGATGGACGCGCATTTCATCGGCGCGATCCAGGTGCTGGTGTATGCCGGGGCGATCATGGTGGTGTTCCTGTTCGTGCTCATGCTCCTCAACCTTGGCCACCCCGACGAGATCTCCGACATCCGGGGCAAGTGGGGACGCATCGCCGCAGCGTTCATTGGCCTTGCCGTGCTGGCTCAGGTGATGGCGCTGGCGCGTTCGCAGGCCCCGGAGGAACTGCTCGTGCCGGCGGCGACCGCCGCGGCAGAGCTGCGGGACCTCAACGCCGTGGGCAGCATCGCCAAGCCGATGTTCACCGAACATCTGCTGGCGTTCGAGCTGACGTCGGTGCTGCTGCTCGTGGCCATTGTCGGCGCGGTCGTCCTGGGGAAGCGGAGGGCCACCGCATGA
- a CDS encoding NADH-quinone oxidoreductase subunit C, with the protein MSAAFSPVMAGHAAPGDVPSTPKQVPHRGGAANPSAGRLQERFPLAFVRAEVVWGETTVFVKPEHVFAVVQYLHDDPAEQYDYLSDVTAVEYRDLELPLEVVWHLRSLPHRRFLRVKAQLPKGQPLRIASVWPIYRAADWMERECYDMFGLVFDGHPDLRRILLWEQYKEGFPLRKDFPLRGRFSRAEQLRQALAANPEARYSMEELRIADAFEDLPQDMRRRLAGGEQTGE; encoded by the coding sequence GTGAGCGCCGCGTTCTCGCCGGTGATGGCCGGCCACGCGGCGCCGGGGGACGTCCCCTCGACGCCGAAGCAGGTTCCGCATCGCGGTGGGGCCGCGAATCCCTCGGCCGGCCGACTGCAGGAACGGTTCCCGCTGGCCTTCGTGCGCGCCGAGGTCGTGTGGGGCGAAACGACCGTCTTCGTGAAGCCCGAACACGTGTTCGCCGTCGTGCAGTACCTGCACGACGATCCCGCGGAGCAATACGACTATCTCTCGGACGTCACCGCGGTCGAGTATCGTGACCTCGAACTCCCGCTGGAAGTTGTCTGGCACCTGCGTTCGCTGCCGCATCGCCGATTTCTTCGCGTGAAGGCACAGCTGCCCAAGGGGCAGCCGCTGCGCATCGCGAGCGTGTGGCCGATCTACAGGGCCGCGGACTGGATGGAGCGCGAGTGTTACGACATGTTCGGCCTGGTGTTCGACGGGCACCCGGACCTCCGTCGCATCCTGCTGTGGGAGCAATACAAGGAAGGCTTTCCGCTCCGGAAGGACTTCCCGTTGCGCGGCCGCTTCTCGCGCGCCGAGCAGTTGCGTCAGGCCCTCGCGGCCAACCCTGAGGCGCGCTACTCGATGGAGGAACTCAGGATTGCCGACGCCTTCGAGGATCTGCCGCAGGACATGCGTCGGCGCCTCGCCGGCGGCGAACAGACGGGAGAGTAG
- a CDS encoding (2Fe-2S)-binding protein, protein MADTSRVNLTIEGRPVAVPAGTNLIEAAKQAGVLIPHYCYHPGLPVAGVCRMCLVEVEKAPKLAPACATAVAEGQVVHVHSEKAREARKGVLEMLLINHPLDCPICDQSGECELQDYTYQEGRADSRYREPKRFNPVEDFGGDVVYVTSRCILCTRCVRFMDDVAHDAVLNVSERGDRATIGKFEGKDLTNPWAANVVDLCPVGALLSKDFLHKARAWELDRTASVCTGCSQGCNIIVETRDNVVMRVRPRSNESVNQFFMCDEGRFGYRKFNAPSRLEAPSILGPRGHEAVDWDIALEAAARVLRGKRAFVVASPNLSNETLYLLGRLMKKFSGVGTYRVARGPEAPLPGVDDLALRADRAANPRGADLLGFSRSDTPFAGLAAGDALVLADHELTDADLAAVSRASAVIVLATAMPQGLPRADVVLPIATTVEEEGTFTNLRGRVQRFLQAKAAPGLARPSWFVMSDLLGATGETTTYFTASDVFEGLATSHDAFRGLTYDTLGVRGLPIAGAMAGASA, encoded by the coding sequence ATGGCCGACACATCCAGGGTCAACCTCACGATCGAAGGCCGCCCGGTTGCGGTGCCTGCGGGCACCAACCTGATCGAGGCGGCCAAGCAGGCGGGGGTGCTCATCCCGCACTACTGCTACCACCCCGGGCTTCCCGTCGCCGGCGTCTGCCGCATGTGCCTGGTGGAGGTGGAGAAGGCGCCCAAACTCGCGCCAGCCTGTGCCACGGCGGTCGCCGAGGGGCAGGTGGTGCATGTGCACTCCGAGAAGGCCCGCGAGGCTCGCAAGGGCGTGCTCGAGATGCTGCTCATCAATCACCCGCTCGACTGTCCGATCTGTGACCAGTCGGGCGAGTGCGAGCTGCAGGACTACACGTACCAGGAAGGCCGCGCGGACTCGCGCTATCGCGAGCCCAAGCGGTTCAACCCGGTCGAAGACTTCGGCGGCGACGTGGTCTACGTCACCTCGCGCTGCATCCTGTGCACGCGCTGCGTGCGCTTCATGGACGATGTGGCGCACGACGCGGTCCTGAACGTGAGTGAGCGCGGAGACCGCGCGACCATCGGCAAGTTCGAGGGGAAGGATCTCACCAACCCCTGGGCCGCCAACGTCGTCGACCTCTGCCCGGTCGGGGCGCTTCTCTCCAAGGACTTCCTGCACAAGGCGCGCGCCTGGGAACTGGACCGCACTGCCTCGGTGTGCACGGGCTGCTCGCAGGGCTGCAACATCATCGTCGAGACGCGGGACAACGTGGTGATGCGGGTGCGGCCGCGGTCCAACGAGAGCGTGAACCAGTTCTTCATGTGCGATGAGGGGCGGTTCGGCTACCGGAAGTTCAATGCGCCCTCGCGGCTCGAGGCGCCGTCGATCCTCGGGCCCCGCGGCCACGAAGCCGTGGACTGGGACATCGCGCTCGAGGCGGCGGCCCGGGTGCTGCGCGGCAAGCGCGCGTTTGTCGTGGCCTCCCCGAACCTCTCCAACGAGACGCTGTATCTGCTGGGGCGGCTCATGAAGAAGTTCAGCGGCGTGGGAACCTACCGCGTGGCGCGCGGGCCAGAAGCGCCGTTGCCGGGCGTGGACGACCTCGCGCTGCGCGCCGATCGTGCGGCCAATCCCCGTGGCGCCGACCTGCTCGGCTTCTCGCGCAGTGACACACCGTTCGCCGGCCTTGCCGCCGGCGACGCACTGGTGCTGGCCGATCATGAACTCACCGACGCGGACCTCGCCGCCGTGTCCAGGGCCTCGGCGGTGATCGTGCTCGCCACGGCCATGCCGCAGGGCCTGCCGCGCGCGGACGTGGTGCTTCCGATCGCCACCACGGTGGAAGAAGAAGGGACGTTCACCAACCTGCGTGGACGCGTGCAGCGTTTCCTCCAGGCGAAGGCGGCGCCGGGCCTCGCGCGGCCGAGCTGGTTCGTGATGTCCGATCTCCTTGGGGCCACCGGCGAGACGACGACGTACTTCACGGCCAGTGACGTCTTCGAGGGACTGGCCACGAGCCATGACGCCTTCCGCGGACTGACCTACGACACCCTCGGAGTGCGTGGCCTGCCGATCGCGGGTGCCATGGCGGGAGCCTCCGCATGA
- the nuoL gene encoding NADH-quinone oxidoreductase subunit L, whose protein sequence is MLLLQEAAAAGAHPLAGTVAEWIWLVPVLPLIGFFVNGWLSIGSASTIGPKDPTAHHAHHGPDDAHGHADDHGHDHHPTAHRHAALVSLVGPAVLLLSFGLAAAIFVALVGAHAEAPFVRTLFSWMPAGAMQIDAAFQVDQLSMVMTLVITGVGSLIHVFSVGYMREDPGYPRYFAYLNLFVFFMLLLVLGANYPMLFVGWEGVGLCSYLLIGFWYSDKANADAGKKAFIVNRIGDFGFLVAMFLLFANLGTLDFAGVNAGATQLSPLVVTAICLFLFLGCTGKSAQIPLYTWLPDAMAGPTPVSALIHAATMVTAGVYLVARSSVLFSLSPVASLTVASVGALTALFAATIGLKQWDIKKVLAYSTVSQLGYMFVGVGVGAYAAGVFHLVTHAFFKALLFLGSGSVIYAMHHAYHHTGNHDDAQDMRNMGGLRKYMPVTFALMWIATLAIAGIPPFAGFFSKDEILGSVFARAHGSTLADASLLGIPGGVLLYAIWAVGLSAALLTAIYMTRMMLYTFHGANRTGDGERAHLHEAPWVMTGPLAVLGVLSLAGGWLNLPTFFPAGPIQALHHWLEPVTGAAALRVTHGAEAHLEHSTEYMLVGIAIAIAVVGIAFAVTRLRTERLVPKAQAPESEGFARVLEHKYFVDEGYDKVVVQPLVGVSRSVLWKGVDAGLIDGLVVNGSARLARGFGWLGARLQSGQVGTYAWVLVIGVLGVLGAFSLR, encoded by the coding sequence ATGCTCCTTCTCCAGGAAGCCGCGGCCGCGGGCGCGCACCCGTTGGCGGGAACGGTGGCGGAGTGGATCTGGCTGGTGCCGGTTCTTCCGCTGATCGGGTTCTTCGTCAACGGCTGGCTGTCAATCGGCAGCGCGTCGACCATCGGCCCGAAGGATCCGACGGCGCACCACGCGCACCACGGACCCGACGACGCGCACGGACATGCCGACGACCACGGTCACGATCATCACCCCACGGCGCACCGACATGCGGCGCTGGTGAGCCTGGTTGGACCGGCGGTGCTGCTGCTTTCCTTTGGCCTTGCCGCGGCGATCTTTGTCGCGCTGGTCGGTGCGCACGCCGAGGCTCCGTTCGTCAGAACGCTGTTCTCCTGGATGCCCGCCGGTGCGATGCAGATCGACGCCGCGTTCCAGGTCGACCAGCTCTCCATGGTGATGACGCTGGTGATCACCGGCGTCGGATCGCTGATCCACGTGTTCAGCGTCGGGTACATGCGCGAGGATCCCGGCTATCCGCGATACTTTGCGTACCTCAACCTCTTCGTGTTCTTCATGCTCCTGCTCGTGCTGGGAGCGAACTACCCGATGCTGTTCGTGGGGTGGGAAGGGGTCGGCCTGTGTTCGTACCTCCTCATCGGCTTCTGGTACAGCGACAAGGCCAACGCCGATGCCGGCAAGAAGGCGTTCATCGTCAACCGGATCGGCGACTTCGGCTTTCTGGTGGCGATGTTTCTGCTGTTCGCCAACCTGGGCACGCTGGACTTTGCCGGCGTGAATGCCGGGGCGACGCAACTGTCGCCGCTCGTCGTCACCGCGATCTGCCTCTTCCTGTTCCTCGGCTGCACGGGCAAGAGCGCGCAGATCCCGCTCTACACCTGGCTTCCTGACGCGATGGCCGGCCCAACGCCGGTCTCCGCGCTCATCCACGCGGCCACGATGGTGACCGCCGGCGTGTACCTCGTGGCACGCAGCTCGGTCCTCTTTTCGCTGTCGCCGGTCGCCAGTCTGACCGTGGCCTCCGTTGGCGCGCTGACGGCGCTGTTCGCCGCGACGATCGGCCTCAAGCAGTGGGACATCAAGAAGGTGCTGGCGTATTCCACGGTCTCGCAGCTCGGCTACATGTTCGTCGGTGTCGGGGTGGGCGCCTATGCGGCCGGCGTGTTCCACCTCGTGACGCACGCGTTCTTCAAGGCCCTCCTGTTCCTCGGGTCCGGCTCCGTGATCTACGCGATGCACCACGCGTATCACCACACCGGCAATCACGACGACGCGCAGGACATGCGCAACATGGGCGGGCTGCGGAAGTACATGCCGGTCACGTTCGCGCTGATGTGGATTGCCACGCTCGCGATTGCCGGCATCCCGCCGTTTGCCGGATTCTTCTCGAAGGACGAGATCCTCGGCAGCGTGTTCGCGCGGGCGCATGGTTCGACGCTGGCCGATGCCTCGCTGCTCGGCATTCCGGGCGGCGTGCTGCTGTACGCGATCTGGGCGGTCGGTCTCTCCGCCGCGCTCCTCACCGCGATCTACATGACGCGGATGATGCTGTACACCTTCCACGGCGCCAACCGCACGGGTGACGGGGAGCGTGCGCACCTGCACGAGGCGCCCTGGGTGATGACCGGCCCGCTCGCCGTGCTCGGCGTGCTCAGCCTCGCCGGTGGGTGGCTCAACCTTCCGACCTTCTTTCCCGCGGGCCCGATCCAGGCGCTGCACCACTGGCTCGAACCGGTGACGGGGGCCGCCGCGTTGCGGGTCACGCACGGCGCCGAGGCGCACCTCGAACACTCCACGGAATACATGCTCGTCGGCATTGCGATCGCCATCGCGGTCGTCGGCATCGCCTTCGCGGTCACTCGACTCCGAACCGAGCGGCTGGTTCCCAAGGCGCAGGCGCCGGAGAGCGAAGGCTTTGCGCGGGTCCTCGAGCACAAGTACTTCGTCGACGAAGGGTACGACAAGGTCGTCGTGCAGCCGTTGGTCGGCGTCTCGCGCTCGGTGTTGTGGAAGGGTGTGGACGCCGGTCTCATCGACGGCCTGGTCGTGAACGGAAGCGCGCGGCTGGCCCGCGGCTTCGGCTGGCTTGGCGCCAGGCTGCAGTCAGGGCAGGTCGGCACCTATGCATGGGTGCTGGTGATCGGCGTCCTCGGCGTGCTCGGCGCCTTCTCCCTCCGGTAG
- the nuoH gene encoding NADH-quinone oxidoreductase subunit NuoH, with translation MHFWPWLLATAVKLLAFFTIYMLGVAYLTLAERKISAWIQHRHGPNRVGPNGFFQPLADGVKNFMKEETLPPYVNKALFVLAPMMAFIPAMTIWAVIPWGASWASPWGRVDMVLADLPIGFLFTIAVASLGVYGIVIAGWASNNKYALLGGLRSSAQMVSYEISLGLSLIPVLLFTGNVTLSTVVNAQASMHLWNVLTLSVAFLVYLISAFAETNRLPFDMPEAESELITGYHTEYSAMKFSLFFIAEYANMATQSAMIATLFFGGWDVPFTQADNTGAVSFPLVLLSMAIMMAKTLFFLFVYIWIRWTLPRFRYDQLMSLGWKVLLPTGLGYILVVASLMLVLDAAGIERGLVYGLIFLGVNVVLVGVFLAILDRGRILSAAYGRASTDELQRLRGITASRSRLSTSAGD, from the coding sequence ATGCATTTCTGGCCATGGCTCCTTGCCACCGCCGTCAAGCTGCTCGCGTTCTTCACGATCTACATGCTCGGCGTGGCCTACCTGACCCTTGCCGAACGCAAGATCTCGGCGTGGATTCAGCACCGGCACGGCCCAAACCGCGTCGGACCCAACGGGTTCTTCCAGCCGCTCGCCGACGGCGTGAAGAACTTCATGAAGGAAGAGACGCTGCCGCCATACGTGAACAAGGCGCTGTTCGTGCTCGCGCCCATGATGGCGTTCATCCCGGCCATGACCATCTGGGCGGTGATTCCGTGGGGCGCGTCGTGGGCTTCGCCGTGGGGCCGGGTGGACATGGTCCTCGCGGACCTGCCGATCGGGTTCCTGTTCACCATCGCCGTCGCCTCGCTCGGCGTGTACGGCATCGTGATCGCCGGCTGGGCGTCCAACAACAAGTACGCGCTGCTCGGCGGGCTGCGCTCGAGCGCGCAGATGGTGTCGTACGAGATCTCGCTCGGGCTGTCGCTGATCCCGGTGCTGCTCTTCACGGGCAACGTGACGCTCTCGACTGTGGTCAACGCGCAGGCGAGCATGCACCTGTGGAACGTGCTGACGCTGTCGGTGGCGTTCCTGGTCTATCTGATCTCGGCCTTTGCCGAGACGAACCGACTGCCGTTCGACATGCCCGAGGCCGAGTCGGAGCTGATCACCGGGTACCACACCGAATACAGCGCGATGAAGTTCTCGTTGTTCTTCATCGCCGAATACGCGAACATGGCCACGCAGTCGGCGATGATCGCGACCCTGTTCTTCGGCGGCTGGGACGTCCCGTTCACGCAGGCCGACAACACCGGGGCAGTGTCGTTCCCGCTCGTGCTGCTGTCGATGGCGATCATGATGGCGAAGACGCTGTTCTTCCTCTTCGTCTACATCTGGATTCGCTGGACCCTCCCGCGCTTCCGCTATGACCAGCTCATGTCCCTGGGCTGGAAGGTGCTGTTGCCGACCGGACTCGGATACATCCTGGTGGTGGCGTCGCTGATGCTCGTGCTCGACGCCGCGGGCATCGAGCGCGGACTGGTCTACGGGCTGATCTTCCTCGGCGTGAACGTCGTGCTGGTGGGCGTGTTCCTCGCAATCCTCGACCGGGGCAGGATCCTGAGCGCGGCATATGGTCGCGCCTCGACCGACGAACTCCAGCGGCTGCGCGGCATCACGGCGTCGCGCTCCCGCCTCTCGACCTCTGCGGGAGACTAG
- the nuoD gene encoding NADH dehydrogenase (quinone) subunit D gives MLLNLGPQHPATHGVLRLVLELDGETVVRCIPHVGYLHCGFEKIGEYRQYNQIIPWTDREDYLNSPGNNVAFALGAERLFGIEITPRCTVLRVIAMELSRIISHLVWLGTTCIDIGAFTPFLWAFQERERVYNLLEGWIGARLTTSLTRVGGMAADIPDGWMDGLRDFIKTFPRTIAEVDKMVTRNGIWVGRTIGIGALSATEAVNYGLSGPMVRAAGVAWDIRRDFPYLDYETYDFEVPVGSAGDVYDRFLVRMEELRQSVRILEQAASRLPDGPVNVDDARVILPPKSKATSEMESMIHHFKQVMEGPRPPIGETYVAVESPKGEKGYYMVSDGTSKPVRWRIRPPSYVNLSAIPKMVEGHLLSDVIAINASIDIVMGEIDR, from the coding sequence ATGCTCCTCAACCTCGGCCCACAGCACCCGGCGACGCACGGCGTGCTGCGCCTGGTGCTCGAACTCGACGGCGAGACGGTCGTGCGATGCATCCCGCACGTTGGGTACCTGCATTGCGGCTTCGAGAAGATCGGCGAATATCGCCAGTACAACCAGATCATCCCCTGGACCGACCGCGAGGACTACCTGAACTCGCCGGGGAACAATGTTGCGTTCGCGCTCGGCGCCGAACGCCTGTTCGGGATCGAGATCACGCCGCGATGTACCGTGCTTCGCGTCATCGCGATGGAGTTGTCGCGGATCATCTCGCACCTGGTGTGGCTCGGCACGACCTGCATCGACATCGGCGCGTTCACGCCGTTCCTCTGGGCGTTCCAGGAGCGTGAGCGGGTCTACAACCTGCTCGAGGGCTGGATCGGCGCCCGCCTGACGACGTCGCTCACGCGCGTCGGCGGCATGGCGGCCGACATTCCCGACGGGTGGATGGACGGGCTGCGCGACTTCATCAAGACGTTCCCGCGCACCATCGCCGAAGTCGACAAGATGGTGACGCGCAACGGCATCTGGGTGGGGCGCACGATCGGGATCGGCGCGCTCTCGGCGACCGAGGCGGTGAACTACGGGCTGTCCGGTCCGATGGTCCGCGCGGCTGGCGTCGCGTGGGACATCCGGCGCGACTTCCCGTACCTCGACTACGAGACGTACGACTTCGAGGTGCCGGTGGGCAGCGCGGGCGACGTGTACGATCGGTTCCTCGTGCGCATGGAAGAGTTGCGGCAGTCGGTGCGCATTCTCGAACAGGCGGCGAGCCGCCTGCCTGATGGGCCGGTGAACGTCGACGACGCCCGCGTCATCCTGCCGCCCAAGAGCAAGGCGACGAGCGAGATGGAATCGATGATCCATCACTTCAAGCAGGTGATGGAAGGCCCGAGGCCACCCATCGGCGAGACGTACGTCGCCGTCGAGAGCCCGAAGGGCGAGAAGGGCTACTACATGGTCTCCGACGGGACGTCCAAGCCGGTGCGCTGGCGCATCCGGCCGCCGTCCTACGTGAACCTCTCGGCGATCCCGAAGATGGTCGAAGGGCACCTGCTGTCCGACGTCATCGCGATCAACGCGAGCATCGATATCGTGATGGGAGAGATTGACCGATGA
- a CDS encoding NAD(P)H-dependent oxidoreductase subunit E — MSHGPSAAGGAIIKGGHGAHEPHEPVFVGATKARLDDLLTRYPTKQAALLPALWMLQEARGWVSEAGMAEVAQVLDLTPAYVQGVVTFYTMYHQHPVGKFFIQVCTTSPCHVCGAEDVVKAFLQQTGCGELGVTSDDGRYTVIEVECLGACGFATPVMINSDFLESITPESVPEVLKRYG, encoded by the coding sequence ATGAGTCATGGTCCTTCGGCTGCCGGCGGCGCCATCATCAAGGGCGGTCACGGCGCGCATGAACCACATGAGCCGGTCTTCGTCGGTGCGACGAAGGCGAGGCTCGATGATCTGCTCACCCGCTATCCCACCAAGCAGGCCGCCCTGCTGCCGGCACTCTGGATGCTGCAGGAGGCCCGCGGCTGGGTGAGCGAGGCCGGCATGGCCGAGGTGGCGCAGGTACTCGACCTCACCCCGGCGTACGTGCAGGGCGTGGTCACGTTCTACACGATGTACCACCAGCACCCGGTGGGGAAATTCTTCATCCAGGTGTGCACCACGTCGCCCTGTCACGTGTGCGGTGCCGAAGACGTCGTGAAAGCATTCCTGCAACAGACCGGTTGCGGCGAGTTGGGCGTGACGTCCGATGACGGCCGGTATACGGTCATCGAGGTGGAGTGCCTCGGTGCCTGCGGCTTTGCGACGCCCGTGATGATCAACAGCGACTTTCTGGAGTCGATCACGCCGGAGTCCGTCCCGGAGGTTCTCAAGCGATATGGATAG
- a CDS encoding NADH-quinone oxidoreductase subunit I — protein MAITVKVVERPIEDTTYVRATLKGMANTFKHLIDPHRVTTQYPDQRESITRRWRGTHRMLTTEDGKAKCVACGLCPTVCPSNCIKLVPGEDEKGNRYPLVFEIDEFRCIFCGYCQEVCPEEAIHLGRHYENAEFNREAFIYDLERLMAQTHPVTELWDPADPKGE, from the coding sequence ATGGCGATCACAGTGAAGGTCGTCGAGCGACCGATCGAGGACACCACGTACGTGCGGGCCACGCTCAAGGGCATGGCCAACACGTTCAAGCACCTCATCGATCCGCATCGCGTGACGACGCAGTATCCCGACCAGCGCGAGTCGATCACGCGTCGCTGGCGTGGGACGCACCGCATGCTCACGACCGAAGACGGCAAGGCCAAGTGCGTGGCGTGCGGCCTGTGTCCGACGGTCTGCCCGTCCAACTGCATCAAGCTGGTCCCTGGGGAAGACGAGAAGGGGAACCGCTACCCGCTCGTCTTCGAGATCGACGAGTTCCGCTGCATCTTCTGCGGGTACTGCCAGGAAGTCTGCCCGGAGGAGGCGATCCACCTCGGCAGGCACTACGAGAACGCGGAGTTCAATCGCGAGGCGTTCATCTACGACCTGGAGCGACTCATGGCGCAGACGCACCCCGTGACCGAGTTGTGGGATCCTGCCGACCCGAAGGGGGAGTGA
- the nuoF gene encoding NADH-quinone oxidoreductase subunit NuoF: MGYPHTPHPRETRVLSEHFGVAEARSLDGWKKRGGYQALQQALGMEPTAIQQVVKDSGLRGRGGAGFPTGLKWSFMKLGDGKPHYLCCNADESEPGTFKDREIMRWTPHALIEGCAIGAYAIGAENCYIYIRGEFTEPLDVMERACAEARAAGIIGPNAMGSGKTVNVWVHKGAGAYICGEETALMNSIEGKRGNPRIKPPFPAVAGLFGLPTTINNVETLTAVPHILNRGAAWYKQMARPDNPKSTGTKLWSVCGNIARPGNYEVQMGFPFGEFLQDVCGGAPHGRKIKAVIPGGSSVPIITWEEAESAVMDYEGMVAANTMLGSAGCIVIDDAQSMPRQIARLARFYAHESCAQCTQCREGTAWTTKILERIVAGDGTAEDFDTLLSIADNMTGKTICVLSDSCATPVVSGLQRFRHEFEALITRTTVHAVPVLVG, translated from the coding sequence ATGGGTTACCCACATACGCCACATCCCAGGGAAACGCGCGTCCTCTCGGAACACTTCGGTGTCGCCGAGGCGCGCTCCCTGGACGGGTGGAAGAAGCGCGGTGGCTATCAGGCGTTGCAGCAGGCGCTGGGCATGGAGCCGACGGCCATTCAGCAGGTCGTGAAGGATTCCGGACTCCGCGGTCGTGGCGGCGCCGGGTTCCCCACGGGTCTCAAGTGGTCGTTCATGAAGCTCGGGGACGGCAAGCCGCACTACCTGTGCTGCAACGCCGACGAGTCCGAGCCCGGCACGTTCAAGGACCGCGAGATCATGCGCTGGACGCCGCACGCCCTCATCGAGGGCTGCGCGATCGGCGCGTACGCGATCGGAGCGGAGAACTGCTACATCTATATTCGCGGCGAGTTCACCGAACCGCTCGACGTGATGGAGCGTGCGTGCGCCGAGGCGCGCGCGGCAGGCATCATCGGCCCGAACGCGATGGGTTCCGGCAAGACGGTGAACGTCTGGGTGCACAAGGGCGCGGGCGCCTACATCTGCGGTGAAGAGACGGCCCTCATGAACTCGATCGAGGGCAAGCGCGGCAACCCGCGCATCAAGCCGCCGTTTCCCGCGGTGGCCGGACTCTTCGGCCTGCCCACGACCATCAACAACGTCGAGACGCTGACCGCGGTGCCGCACATCCTCAATCGGGGTGCGGCGTGGTACAAGCAGATGGCGCGGCCGGACAACCCGAAATCCACGGGCACCAAGCTGTGGAGCGTGTGCGGCAACATCGCGCGGCCGGGCAACTACGAGGTGCAGATGGGTTTCCCCTTTGGGGAGTTCCTGCAGGATGTGTGCGGGGGCGCGCCGCATGGCCGAAAGATCAAGGCCGTGATCCCGGGCGGGTCGTCGGTGCCAATCATCACGTGGGAAGAAGCGGAGTCGGCGGTGATGGACTATGAGGGCATGGTCGCCGCCAACACGATGCTGGGCTCCGCGGGGTGCATCGTGATCGATGACGCGCAGTCGATGCCGAGGCAGATCGCGCGGCTCGCGCGCTTCTATGCCCACGAGTCCTGCGCCCAGTGCACGCAGTGCCGCGAAGGGACGGCGTGGACGACAAAGATCCTCGAGCGCATCGTGGCCGGTGACGGCACGGCCGAGGACTTCGACACGCTCCTCTCGATCGCCGACAACATGACGGGAAAGACGATCTGCGTGCTGTCCGACTCGTGTGCGACGCCGGTGGTGAGCGGGCTGCAGCGCTTCCGGCATGAGTTCGAGGCGCTGATCACCCGCACGACCGTTCACGCCGTTCCCGTACTGGTGGGCTGA
- the nuoK gene encoding NADH-quinone oxidoreductase subunit NuoK gives MMVAEALALSAVLFAIGVIGVLTRRNAIVIFMCVELMLNAVNLSFVALSRLYGATGQVFVVFVMTVAAAEAAVGLAIIISIFRHRQTVDLQNINILKG, from the coding sequence ATGATGGTCGCCGAAGCCCTCGCGCTCTCCGCCGTACTGTTCGCCATCGGCGTGATCGGCGTGCTGACCCGCCGAAACGCGATCGTGATCTTCATGTGCGTGGAGCTCATGCTCAACGCGGTGAACCTGTCCTTCGTGGCGTTGTCGCGGTTGTACGGCGCGACGGGGCAGGTCTTCGTGGTCTTCGTGATGACCGTGGCCGCGGCCGAGGCGGCCGTGGGACTCGCAATCATCATTTCGATCTTCCGCCACCGGCAGACGGTCGACCTCCAGAACATCAACATCCTCAAGGGCTGA